The Mycolicibacterium cosmeticum DNA window CCGGGCGATCACCGATCCCGGTTACGTACCGCAGATCCGCGACGCCCGCACGAACATCCAGGAGCAGACCGCCGATATCACCAAGGTGCTGCGTAACACGGCACTGGCCGCACAGCTGGTCCCGTCGATGATGGGCGCCGACGGACCACGCACGTACTTCATGGGTTTCCAGACGAACGCCGAGGCGCGCGGCACCGGAGGCCTGCTCGGCGGATTCGGCATCCTGCGTTTGGACAACGGTGCGGCCAAGGTGGACACGCTGGCCGCGAACACCGAACTCAGCGGATCTTCGGCACTGGTCGACCTCGGACCGGAATATGCGCAGCAGTACGGATTCACCAACCCGTTCACCGACTTCCGCAACAGCAACCTCAGCGCGCATTTCCCCTACGCCGCCCAGATCTGGAAAGCCATGTGGGCGCACGACTCCGGGATGAACGTCGACGGGGTCATCGCACTGGACCCGGTGGCCTTGAGCTACGTGCTCGGCGCCGTCGGACCGGTTACCATGCCCGACGGCGAGGTGATCACCGAAGGTAACGTCATCGAGTTGACCGAATCGACCGCCTACCAACGGTTCCCGAATGATGCGGTGGCGCGGAAGAAGTATCTCCAAGACATCGCCGGTGAGGTCGTCAAGAAGATGACCGGCCGGGTGCCCGCACCGCGGCTGTTGCTCGACGCGCTGGGCCGGGCCGTCGGCGAGCGCCGCATCGCGGTGTGGAGCACAGCACCCCGCGAACAGGCCCTCCTCGAGGAAACGCCACTGGCACACATCATCCCGGAAGACCCCGCCCCGTATGCCGGCGTGGTGATCAACAACCTCGGTGGCAACAAGCTCGACTACTACCTGAAGCGGCAGATCGAGTACACCGCCGACGGCTGCGACGGCCAGACCAGGAACTCCACGGTCAGTATCCGGTTGTCCAGCACGGCACCCGGTGATTCGCTTCCCGACTATGTCGCCGGGGCGGCCGGCCTGCTGCCCAACCTTCCGATCGACATTCCACGTGCCACCATGCTCACCTCGGTTCGGCTGATCACCACGACCGACGCCAAGCTGGTCAGCGTCACCGCCAACGGCCAACGTATCCCGGCCATCAGGCGCACCGAGCGCGGCCACCCCAGTTTTGAGGTGCAGGTGATCATCCCGCCCGGGCAGAGCGGCGACCTGGTCTTTCATCTGACGGAACCAACTGCCGCGGGTTCCGCACGGGTCCCGGTACAACCACTGTTGGACACCGTGGTGCCGACCGTATCCGTACCCGACTGCTCAGGATGAAGAAGGTTATATGGCAAGCACTTTCCATATTTGCCAGGATTGCGATTCACCAACCGGAGAACCACCGCACAGGTAGAATTCGGTAATCGCAGAAGTCGCCAATGACAGAGCGCGGGAGGGACATTGAGCCTTCAGGAGTTCACGAAGCTGCTACGGACCCGGTGGGTCACCGTGGCGGTCACCACGCTGATCTGCATTCTGGGCGCGGTCGCGTTCACTTTGCTCACCAGGCCGCAATACCAGGCCAGCACCCGACTTTTCCTGTCCACCAACAGCACCGGCGCTTCGGTGACCGACCTGTACCAGGCCAATCTGCTCTCGCAGCAGCGCGTACTGTCCTACGCCACGCTGATCAACGGTGAGACACTGGCACAGCGCACCATCGACAAGCTCGGGTTGGACATGAGCCCGGAAACGTTCCAGGACAAGGTCAAGGCCACAGCGAAGTCCGATACGGTGCTGATCGATGTGAAGGTCCGCGACGAGTCGCCGACCCGAGCCCGCGATATCGCCAACACCATGGCCGACGAATTCGTGCTCATGGTGCAGGAATTGGAGACGCCCAAGGCGGGTGCGACACCCCTGGCCCGCGTCGTCGTCGAGCAGCGCGCATCGACGCCGCAGAAGCCGGTCCTGCCCAACCCCGTCCTGAACCTGTTCGGTGGCCTGGTGGTCGGACTGGGGCTGGCAGTCGGACTGGCCGTCCTACGCGAGGTGCTCGACAACACGGTCAAGGACCGGCAGACGGTAGAATCCACCGCACACACCGGGCTGGTCGGCAGTATCCCGCTGGACAAGGAGCGCCGGAATCTGCCTGCGGCGTCCTTCGAGAACGACCACTCGCTGTTCGCCGAGTCGTTCCGCAAGCTGGGAACCAATCTCAGATTCCTCTCGGTCGACAACCCACCACGAATGATCGTCGTCACCAGTGCACTGGCGGGTGAGGGAAAGACCACCACCGCAATCAATCTCGCGTTGGCCCTGACCGATGCCGGCCACAATGTCGCACTCGTCGACGGTGACATGCGACGCCCGATGCTGGATGAGAAGCTCGGGGTGATCGGTGCGGTCGGATTCAGCACCGTGCTCAGCGGCGACATCACGCTGTCGGAGGCCTTACAGGAGACCGGGTTCCCGAGACTGACCGTACTGAGCTCGGGCGCGGTGCCACCCAACCCGGGTGAACTGGTCGGATCACTGGCGGCCCAGAAGGTACTCGGTGAGTTGCGCGCAAATTTCGACTACGTCATCGTCGATTCGTCACCGCTCATCGCGGTCACGGATGCCGCCGTGCTCACCACCAGTTGTGATGGTGCCCTCCTGGTCACCCGCCACGGGCACACCAAACGTGAGCAGCTCGCCCAGGCGGTGCGCACCCTCGACGATGTCGGCGCCTCGATCCTGGGAGCGGTGCTCACCATGGCACCCCCGCCGCGGGGCGCGGAGTACGCCTATCGCTACTACCGGAGCGAGCGGCCGGCTCACGATACCGGCGAGCCCACCAGATGACGCAAAGTCTGGCGTCACCACGCAGCATGATCGGCGGTGGGGGCGACCAAGCGCTCGAAACCGCACCGCGGCCCGCACTCGATTGGCTGTTCCGGAGCCTGGAAATCCTCGCGCTGGCCGGATTCGTCGTACTGTTCTACCTGGTACCCGACGGTGCGAACACGTGGGTGCTGTCCGTCAACCTCGTCGCCTTCTATCTGATCTTCCTGCGGGCGTTGTTGATTCCGGACCGGATACTGCCTTGGCTGCCGAGCCATATCACGATCGAAGTACTGTTCCTCGGTTTCAGTTACCTGATCTTCTACTACCAGTATCAACTGGCCGTGTTCGGCGCCGGCGATCTGCGGCGCAGCGTGTATATCGCCAATACTTTTGCCGACGGGGCGAACAAAGCCATCACCCTATCGACAATCGGTATGTTGGCCTTCACCTTTGGTTACCGTGTGGTCCGGCCGGCCACTGGCGAGACGCCCGCCGCCACCGCACGAGCATCTGTCGACCGGATCGACGATCGGTACTTCCGCGGAATGGCCACGGGTTCAAGCGCACTGCTGTCAGGTCTCGTCGCGGTGTACATACTGGCCGACTGGCGGTCGGCCGGCGAGGGCCGTTACACCGGGACCACGAGCGAAGGCATCGGTGTCGAGGGCATTGCGATCGCCATCATGATGTTCTGCATGATCGTCGCGGCGCTCTGGGTCTACGCCCGGTCGCGACGTATCCGCACTCGATTTTCACTCGCCTTCGGGCTGTTCATCGCCTTCGCTTGGACCATGCGGTTGCTGATTTTCGGGGATCGTGGTGCGTTCATGCTCTTCGCACTGGTCCTTGCCGGCGGCTATTTCACCCTCGTACGTCGCGCCTCGCGCGTTCTGCTCGCCGCTGCCTTGGCAGTATGGATGTTCATCTTTCGGAGCATGGAAGTGCTTCGTCTGACACCCGATTGGTATCGATCAGGAAACATCTGGGAGCTGGTCTTCAACTCTCCCTATGCGAAGCAGACGGCGGGCGAAAGCAGTTTCAACGTGACGACGATCGGGCTGAGAGCCACCGTCGAGGTGTTTCCGGATCTACAGAATTACACCCACGGCGTACTGAAGCTCATGCAAGTACTCACGATCGTCCCTTTCAGTGGAGGGTTCTATCTGCCCTACCTGGATCCGGAGTACACCAGCTCCGCGATCATGCTCGGCGACCTCATCCTGCCGACGACTGCCGACTACGAGCCGGGTACCAATATCATCTCGGATTGCTACATCGACTTCGGCGTCGCCGGCGTCCTGCTGATACTCTTCGCTGTCGGCTGGTTCGCAAAAATGCTGCGTAACAGCGTTGCCCGGGATCCCGGTGACCCACACCGGGTGGTCATGTTCTTACTAACCATGGCATTGCTCGCCGAACTCCCGCGCTACGCCATCGAGGTTCCGCTTCGGACGTTGGCATGGGCATTCGTCTTCAGCTTTGGTGTCGGTGTACTCACTCACCGGTTCGACAAGCGTGAACCGGGCACAGGTCCCGCGGTCACGGCAGCCAGCGCTCCCGCGTATAGCACGTCTCGTTCTTGAGCGAGAAAGCTCGCTTTTGCCGGATACCTTGAATTGGACCGCGGACACCCATCGGAAGTGACCGGAATGTCTGCTTCACGCGACGACGCCACGACGGCGGCGCGGAGCCGTCGCCACCTCCGGAATTCCAGGTGGCGACGTAGTCACTCTGCAACGGTGGCGTCGCGAACATCTCAGCATCCCGGATCTTCCGCGCTTCAACCATCATGATCACCGGCTTACTGTTGAGCAGTCCGACCCGCTGCCGTACGCCTTCCGGGTCGACGACCTTGTAAACCGTATCTTTTTTGGTCAACTCCACGCCGGGATAACGCGCCTCGTAGAGAAGAACATCTCGCAGCGCGAAACCGTTCGCCTCGGCGAAGATCCGGAACATCAACTCTGGACTGAACTGATAGAACCCGTGGCCCATCATGTTGTTCGCCGGCG harbors:
- a CDS encoding DUF4012 domain-containing protein, whose product is MTPTEPVPAHRHGRRILWPGLLILAAVIGFGCWLGLRALDAKTGLEQARQSAQQAKDALVDGQTQEAVQWATATTEHARSASRATHSTPWQMMAAIPWIGNPFKSGQQISDVVLALATDVLQPSARVGTAIAPDRLVGDGRIDVQLLRSAQPQLAEIAANAGRLEAQTRAITDPGYVPQIRDARTNIQEQTADITKVLRNTALAAQLVPSMMGADGPRTYFMGFQTNAEARGTGGLLGGFGILRLDNGAAKVDTLAANTELSGSSALVDLGPEYAQQYGFTNPFTDFRNSNLSAHFPYAAQIWKAMWAHDSGMNVDGVIALDPVALSYVLGAVGPVTMPDGEVITEGNVIELTESTAYQRFPNDAVARKKYLQDIAGEVVKKMTGRVPAPRLLLDALGRAVGERRIAVWSTAPREQALLEETPLAHIIPEDPAPYAGVVINNLGGNKLDYYLKRQIEYTADGCDGQTRNSTVSIRLSSTAPGDSLPDYVAGAAGLLPNLPIDIPRATMLTSVRLITTTDAKLVSVTANGQRIPAIRRTERGHPSFEVQVIIPPGQSGDLVFHLTEPTAAGSARVPVQPLLDTVVPTVSVPDCSG
- a CDS encoding polysaccharide biosynthesis tyrosine autokinase, which gives rise to MSLQEFTKLLRTRWVTVAVTTLICILGAVAFTLLTRPQYQASTRLFLSTNSTGASVTDLYQANLLSQQRVLSYATLINGETLAQRTIDKLGLDMSPETFQDKVKATAKSDTVLIDVKVRDESPTRARDIANTMADEFVLMVQELETPKAGATPLARVVVEQRASTPQKPVLPNPVLNLFGGLVVGLGLAVGLAVLREVLDNTVKDRQTVESTAHTGLVGSIPLDKERRNLPAASFENDHSLFAESFRKLGTNLRFLSVDNPPRMIVVTSALAGEGKTTTAINLALALTDAGHNVALVDGDMRRPMLDEKLGVIGAVGFSTVLSGDITLSEALQETGFPRLTVLSSGAVPPNPGELVGSLAAQKVLGELRANFDYVIVDSSPLIAVTDAAVLTTSCDGALLVTRHGHTKREQLAQAVRTLDDVGASILGAVLTMAPPPRGAEYAYRYYRSERPAHDTGEPTR
- a CDS encoding O-antigen polymerase, encoding MTQSLASPRSMIGGGGDQALETAPRPALDWLFRSLEILALAGFVVLFYLVPDGANTWVLSVNLVAFYLIFLRALLIPDRILPWLPSHITIEVLFLGFSYLIFYYQYQLAVFGAGDLRRSVYIANTFADGANKAITLSTIGMLAFTFGYRVVRPATGETPAATARASVDRIDDRYFRGMATGSSALLSGLVAVYILADWRSAGEGRYTGTTSEGIGVEGIAIAIMMFCMIVAALWVYARSRRIRTRFSLAFGLFIAFAWTMRLLIFGDRGAFMLFALVLAGGYFTLVRRASRVLLAAALAVWMFIFRSMEVLRLTPDWYRSGNIWELVFNSPYAKQTAGESSFNVTTIGLRATVEVFPDLQNYTHGVLKLMQVLTIVPFSGGFYLPYLDPEYTSSAIMLGDLILPTTADYEPGTNIISDCYIDFGVAGVLLILFAVGWFAKMLRNSVARDPGDPHRVVMFLLTMALLAELPRYAIEVPLRTLAWAFVFSFGVGVLTHRFDKREPGTGPAVTAASAPAYSTSRS
- a CDS encoding methyltransferase domain-containing protein; translation: MIMGIGYLGARMMWDARWRDVGFDNVLTLGHQSLHLFPAEARYFRNAYRDMLGTAAPATADHHWDDYVDDFLRGYLGAQSVTVLDASAYEGAEAIHDMNYPVPRAWHDRYDVIIDGGSLEHIFNVPVAFSNLANMLKVGGTIFINTPANNMMGHGFYQFSPELMFRIFAEANGFALRDVLLYEARYPGVELTKKDTVYKVVDPEGVRQRVGLLNSKPVIMMVEARKIRDAEMFATPPLQSDYVATWNSGGGDGSAPPSWRRRVKQTFRSLPMGVRGPIQGIRQKRAFSLKNETCYTRERWLP